Within Acidobacteriota bacterium, the genomic segment TGTACTGCTGGCGGCGGCTTGGCTGGCGGTGGGCGGGATGAGCGGGACGGCAGCAGCGACGCCGCCGGGGACGGCGGCGCCCGCCGCCGCGGCCGGGCAGCCGGCAGCGCCGGTGGACCTGACCGACGCCGGCTGGCCGCGGGAGATCGCCTGCGGCGACGAGATGCTGATTCTGTTCCAGCCGCAATTGGAGGGATACGAGGGGAACCGCCTGCAGGCCCGGGCGGCCATCGGGGTCAGGTCCGCCGGCGCCCAGGAGCCGGACCGGTTCGGCGTGGTGTGGATGTCCGCCCGCACGGAAGTGGACAAGGTGAACCGGCAGGTCACCCTGGACGACCTCAGACTCAGCCGGATCGATTTCCCCACCGCCAGCGACAAGGGCGAGGGATATCTGTCGTTCCTCGCCGCCAAGGTGCCCGCCAAATCGTGGGTCCTCTCCCTGGACCGCCTGGAGGCGGCCCTGGCGGCGCTCGATATCGACCACACGGTCGCGGGCTATGAAGTGAAGAACGACCCGCCCCGGATCTTTTACAGCAACGTACCGGCCCTGCTGGTGCTCATCGACGGCCAGCCGGTGCTGCAGCCCATGGCGGGGACGGCGCTCCAGCGCGTCGTGAACACCCGGGTGCTCATCGTGTTCGACGCCAAGTCGCGCACCTATTACCTCCACCTGATGGAGGGGTGGCTGCAGGCTCCGGATCTCAACGCCGGCTGGACGGTCGTCAAGAAGCCCTCCAAGGATTTGCAGAAGGCCGAACAGGCGGCCTTGGCCAGCAAGGAGATCAACATGCTGGACGGGCCGCCGGTCTCCGACTCGGGCGACAAGAAGCAGACCCTCAAGGACGCCGTCAAGAGCGCCACCGTGCCGACGGTGTACCTCAGCCTCGAGCCGGCGGAGCTCATCCAGACGACAGGCACGCCCCAGACCGAGAGCGTCCCCGGCACGGAGCTGCTCTGGGTGACCAACACCGGCAACAACCTGTTCGTCGATCCCGCGTTCGGCCAGTACTACGTCCTGCTCTCGGGCCGCTGGTTCCGGGCAAAGGGCTTCTCCGGGCCGTGGGAATATGTGCCGGGCGCGGCGCTCCCCGCCGGGTTCGCCCGCATCCCGCCGGATCATCCCAAGGCCAGCGTGCTGGCCAGCGTTCCCGGCACCGGGCCGGCGAAGGAGGCGGTGGTGGCCAACGCCATCCCCCAGACCGCCGCCATCAATCGGGCCGCGACGAAGCTGACCGTCACTTTCGACGGTGAGCCGAAGTTCAAGGACATCTCCGGCACCTCGCTGGAGTACGCGGTCAACAGCAAGACGCCGGTGATCCGGGTGGCCGCCGACAGCTACTGGGCGGTGGAGAACGCCGTCTGGTTCGCCGCCCCCGCGCCGCTGGGACCGTGGACTGTGGCCGTGACGGTGCCCGCGGTGATCTACACCATCCCCCCCAGCAGCCCGATCCACTTCGTGACCTACGCGCGGATCTACGGCTTCAGCGACGAGGTGGTCTACGTGGGCTACACGCCCGGCTACTACGGCACCGTGGTGACGAAGGAGCGAGTGGTGGTCTACGGGACCGGCTGGTACTATCCGCCCTACCTGGGGACGTGGTGGTACGGCTGGCCGTGCACCTACGGCTATGCGGCGACCTTCGTGTGGACTTCGGGCGGCGGCTGGGCCGTGGGGTTCGGCGTGGGCTACGGCTGGGGCTGGTACTACCCGTACTGGGGCCCGTGGTACTGGTACGGCTATCCGCTGTACCCGGCTTGGGGCTGGGGCGCGTGGGGCGGTTTCGCCGCGGTGAACGTGTACGGGCGCTGGGGCGAGGTGTCCTATGCGGGTACCCGCGCCGCCTGGGCCAATCCGTGGACCGGCAACTACGGTCGTGCCGCGCGCTACGGAGCCTATAACCCGAACACCGGTGCGGTGGCCGGCGTGTCCGGCTTCCGCAACACCAACATCTACACCGGCAACACCGCCGCCGGCATCCACGGCGCGGCGTACAATCCCGAGACGGGGCGCTTCGTCGCCGGCGGGGCGGGGTACATCGGCAATATCTACAGCGGCGACTACGAAGCGGGCGGCCGCCTGATCGCGTACGACAAGGACACCCAGACTGGTTTCGCCGTGAACAAGAACAACGTCTACGCCGGCAAGGACGGCAACGTGTACAAGTACGACCGCGACTCGGGCAACTGGTACGAGCGGAGCGACGGCGGCTGGAATCCCGTGGATCCGCCGGAAAAGCCCGCGCGGCCCGATGACAAATCCGGGACCACCTCCCGACGGACCGTCGCCGACCGCACTGCCGCCACTGACCGGACCGTTGCCGCGGACCGGGCGGTCGACCGCACCGGGACCCGGCCGGGCGGGGACAGCGCGTCCCGTCCGCCGTCGGCCGGCCGGGCGAAGGCGAGCGAGCGCACGCAGTCGCTGGACCGTGATTTCAAGGCCCGCAGCCAGGGCGAATACCGCAGCCGGCAGTTCCAGTCGCAGTCCGGCAACTGGACCCGCGGCGGCGCCGGCCGAAGCCTTGGCGGCGCCCGCGGCGGACGCCGCCGGTAGTCCGGGCGGGCTCAGCGCGATCCGGGTTTGAAGAGGCCGGCGTCGTCGGCGGAACATCCGAACCGGTGCTGAGTCCGTGCGCGGATAAACGATTGCCGGTGCCATCGGGCCGCATGCGTCGAATGCGGCGGACGGTGCGGCTTTGATAAGTGTCCGGCGATGCGGCGCGTTCGATGCGGTACAATAAGTGAAACGGACGGCAAAGGAGACGGCGATGCGGCGCGTGACGGTGGGCATCATCCTGTTGGTTTGGATCGCGGGGGCGGCGCGGGGCGGCGCCGCCGAGGACGAGGCGCTGGCCGGGGCGCGGGCCGCCGCCGCCAAGCTGTCGGGGGGACTCATGAGCGCCCTGACCGAGGCGCTCCGCGCCGGAGGCGAGCCGAACGCCTTGGCCGTCTGCCACGACCGGGCCCAGGCCATCACCTCAGCCATCACCGCTGAAACCGGTCGGACGGTGCGGCGCACCTCTTTGCGGACGCGCAATGCCGCTAACCGGCCCGATGCATGGGAGCGTGCCGGGCTCGAAACATTCATCCGGCGGGCGGCGGCGGGGGAGGCGCCCGAAGCGTTGGAGCTCACCGCGGTGGTTATCGCAGACGGGCAACGGGTGTTCCGCTATCTCAAGGCGATTCCCACCAAGGCGATGTGCCTGCGCTGCCACGGCCCGGCGGTGGCGCCGGAAGTGCTCGCGGCGGTGAAGCGGCT encodes:
- a CDS encoding DUF3365 domain-containing protein, which codes for MRRVTVGIILLVWIAGAARGGAAEDEALAGARAAAAKLSGGLMSALTEALRAGGEPNALAVCHDRAQAITSAITAETGRTVRRTSLRTRNAANRPDAWERAGLETFIRRAAAGEAPEALELTAVVIADGQRVFRYLKAIPTKAMCLRCHGPAVAPEVLAAVKRLYPDDEAVGFREGDIRGAVSVQQPLPAQQPAS
- a CDS encoding DUF3300 domain-containing protein: MSALVVLLAAAWLAVGGMSGTAAATPPGTAAPAAAAGQPAAPVDLTDAGWPREIACGDEMLILFQPQLEGYEGNRLQARAAIGVRSAGAQEPDRFGVVWMSARTEVDKVNRQVTLDDLRLSRIDFPTASDKGEGYLSFLAAKVPAKSWVLSLDRLEAALAALDIDHTVAGYEVKNDPPRIFYSNVPALLVLIDGQPVLQPMAGTALQRVVNTRVLIVFDAKSRTYYLHLMEGWLQAPDLNAGWTVVKKPSKDLQKAEQAALASKEINMLDGPPVSDSGDKKQTLKDAVKSATVPTVYLSLEPAELIQTTGTPQTESVPGTELLWVTNTGNNLFVDPAFGQYYVLLSGRWFRAKGFSGPWEYVPGAALPAGFARIPPDHPKASVLASVPGTGPAKEAVVANAIPQTAAINRAATKLTVTFDGEPKFKDISGTSLEYAVNSKTPVIRVAADSYWAVENAVWFAAPAPLGPWTVAVTVPAVIYTIPPSSPIHFVTYARIYGFSDEVVYVGYTPGYYGTVVTKERVVVYGTGWYYPPYLGTWWYGWPCTYGYAATFVWTSGGGWAVGFGVGYGWGWYYPYWGPWYWYGYPLYPAWGWGAWGGFAAVNVYGRWGEVSYAGTRAAWANPWTGNYGRAARYGAYNPNTGAVAGVSGFRNTNIYTGNTAAGIHGAAYNPETGRFVAGGAGYIGNIYSGDYEAGGRLIAYDKDTQTGFAVNKNNVYAGKDGNVYKYDRDSGNWYERSDGGWNPVDPPEKPARPDDKSGTTSRRTVADRTAATDRTVAADRAVDRTGTRPGGDSASRPPSAGRAKASERTQSLDRDFKARSQGEYRSRQFQSQSGNWTRGGAGRSLGGARGGRRR